From Streptomyces sp. TLI_105, the proteins below share one genomic window:
- a CDS encoding DUF3105 domain-containing protein encodes MAANRSATADRRARIEEMRRAEQARERRNRLITVGVSAVVVLSLVGFGTFVLMKKSDEQDAKDAAAKAPIAAEKSWDPKKLGRNHVETAVKYDMKPPVGGDHNPVWQNCDGVVYTKKIADVNAVHSLEHGAVWVTYNKSASQADVKKLADKVGKTKYSLMSPVDDQAGAIMLSAWGKQVTVDGADDPRVDAFFTKYVQGPQTPEPGAACTGGIGADGQGGTGMGQ; translated from the coding sequence ATGGCCGCCAATCGCTCCGCCACCGCCGACCGCCGCGCCCGAATAGAGGAGATGCGCCGCGCCGAGCAGGCCCGTGAGCGCCGCAACCGCCTGATCACCGTCGGCGTCTCCGCCGTCGTCGTGCTGAGTCTCGTCGGCTTCGGCACCTTCGTGCTGATGAAGAAGTCCGACGAGCAGGACGCCAAGGACGCCGCCGCGAAGGCCCCCATCGCGGCCGAGAAGTCCTGGGACCCGAAGAAGCTCGGCCGCAACCACGTCGAGACGGCCGTCAAGTACGACATGAAGCCGCCGGTCGGCGGCGACCACAACCCGGTCTGGCAGAACTGCGACGGCGTGGTCTACACGAAGAAGATCGCCGACGTGAACGCCGTGCACTCGCTGGAGCACGGGGCCGTCTGGGTGACGTACAACAAGTCGGCCTCGCAGGCCGACGTGAAGAAGCTGGCCGACAAGGTCGGCAAGACCAAGTACTCGCTGATGAGCCCGGTGGACGACCAGGCCGGCGCGATCATGCTGTCCGCCTGGGGCAAGCAGGTGACCGTGGACGGCGCGGACGACCCGCGCGTCGACGCCTTCTTCACGAAGTACGTGCAGGGGCCGCAGACCCCGGAGCCGGGCGCGGCCTGCACCGGCGGGATCGGCGCGGACGGCCAGGGCGGCACGGGGATGGGCCAGTGA